The Celeribacter marinus genome window below encodes:
- the trmB gene encoding tRNA (guanine(46)-N(7))-methyltransferase TrmB, which produces MSDETKHESGSPWRNFYGRLHGKTLNQAQKEYLDEDLPRLSPGGVGWDENPDRIKIDMDKRFKGKPVWVEIGFGAGEHLVHMAKTYPNVEIIGCEPYVNGVAACLGKLRREGPIDNVSIHAGDARDLFDVLPDASVEKAFLNYPDPWPKARHHRRRFVTPEHLGPLHRVLKAGSEFRVATDIPDYVRQTMEEVPLAGFEWLGAHAEDWGTAPDDWLSTRYEKKALREGRTPHYMSFRRGQ; this is translated from the coding sequence ATGTCTGACGAAACCAAACATGAATCCGGTTCGCCGTGGCGCAACTTTTATGGCCGTTTGCATGGTAAGACGCTCAATCAGGCCCAAAAGGAGTATCTGGACGAGGATCTTCCGCGCCTGTCTCCGGGTGGTGTGGGTTGGGATGAGAACCCCGACCGTATAAAAATTGACATGGACAAGCGGTTCAAGGGCAAGCCTGTTTGGGTCGAGATCGGGTTTGGTGCAGGCGAGCATCTTGTGCATATGGCAAAGACATACCCAAACGTCGAAATCATTGGCTGCGAGCCTTACGTGAACGGTGTTGCGGCGTGTTTGGGTAAATTGCGCCGCGAGGGGCCGATTGATAATGTGTCGATCCATGCCGGTGACGCCCGCGATCTGTTTGATGTGTTGCCAGATGCATCGGTTGAAAAGGCGTTTCTCAACTATCCTGATCCGTGGCCAAAAGCGCGCCACCATCGTCGCCGTTTCGTGACGCCTGAACATCTTGGGCCATTGCACCGTGTGCTCAAAGCGGGTTCTGAATTTCGTGTCGCCACTGACATACCCGATTATGTTCGTCAAACGATGGAAGAGGTGCCGCTCGCAGGATTTGAGTGGCTTGGTGCGCACGCTGAAGACTGGGGCACTGCGCCAGATGATTGGCTGTCGACGCGCTATGAGAAAAAAGCACTGCGCGAAGGGCGCACCCCGCACTACATGAGTTTTCGACGCGGCCAGTAG